Proteins encoded in a region of the Candidozyma auris chromosome 7, complete sequence genome:
- the PAM18 gene encoding Pam18p — protein sequence MNSALQPPADSQHPQQVYQQPTYTGQLQKKKAPEGSVEWYFDRTCDWMGDHPWLTGLGAFGLAYVAAGMFKSNQPGLHGKAFIKGSFGPKMTAKEALQILNLKETNLSKARLKEQHRKLMMANHPDKGGSAFLATKVNEAKDFLEKRGGMKDK from the coding sequence ATGAACTCTGCCCTACAACCCCCAGCAGACCTGCAGCACCCCCAGCAGGTGTATCAGCAGCCCACATACACGGGCCAGttacaaaaaaagaaagctccCGAAGGTTCGGTTGAGTGGTACTTCGACAGGACATGTGACTGGATGGGCGACCACCCATGGCTCACGGGACTTGGAGCTTTCGGGTTGGCTTACGTGGCCGCAGGCATGTTCAAACTGAACCAACCGGGACTACACGGGAAAGCATTTATCAAGGGCTCGTTTGGCCCAAAGATGACGGCGAAGGAGGCCCTCCAgatcttgaacttgaaagaGACAAACTTGTCAAAAGCCAGGTTGAAGGAGCAGCATAggaagttgatgatggcaaACCACCCGGATAAAGGTGGGTCGGCCTTTTTGGCCACGAAAGTGAACGAGGCAAAGGactttttggagaagagaggCGGCATGAAGGATAAATAA